In a genomic window of Demequina muriae:
- a CDS encoding cation-translocating P-type ATPase, whose amino-acid sequence MPSTAAPASSTEMPAVAWHARTADQALEAWQTDATAGLEFDESRRRLEQYGPNTIPEARRRGPFVRAIAQFNNPLILVLLVAGTVTGVLQHHLDSAVIFGVVVINAIIGYVQEGKAENALDAVRAMLASHATVVREGSRHRVESGELVPGDIVLLEAGDRVAVDLRLLREHGLRVDESALTGESMPVEKDIGPAPVDASIGDRTCMAYSGTLVVHGQARGVVIATGAGTEVGQIGAMVSETTSLATPLTTRIDQFARQITGFILIVGALAFAFAWGVGGHSVLEAFLVVVGLGVAAIPEGLPAIITIVLAIGTRAMAGERAIVRRLPAVETLGSVTVICSDKTGTLTRNEMTVVRVLLPESELTCSGVGYAPDGGLADAHGAVDPSECPVLLRLATAGLLCNDAVLHHGDDDSWSVVGDPTEGALVTLAMKAGLERHEVAADFPRVDHVPFESENRFMATLHHDHRGHSFMVLKGAPERVLAMCGLAGNDEWHDRIVRAAAEGERVLALATAEVGPETDSLDLEHLPRFDLIGMVGLLDPPRPEAVAAVAECQAAGITVKMITGDHGATAEAIGRELGLQSEGVLTGDAIEAMDDESLRAAVDENDVIGRASPEHKMRLMAALQARGHYVAMTGDGVNDAPALKAADIGVAMGHRGTDAAREASDLVLTDDNFATIASAVKQGRVVFDNIKKSLLFILPTNGGEAGLILVALLLARTMPVTVGQILWVNMVTAVTLALALAFEPPEPGVMRQSPRAPTEPLITRPLGIRIAYVSFVMALITLAAFEWELSRGGSIEVARTTAVNVLVFAEILYLFNVRHFTASALNRRAFTGNRVALVVTGVLIALQVAFTYAPPLQKVFASEALGWASWAVIIGLAIAKFLAVEAEKALWRRRGVRRM is encoded by the coding sequence ATGCCGAGCACCGCCGCTCCCGCATCGTCGACAGAGATGCCTGCCGTCGCATGGCACGCCCGGACCGCGGATCAGGCGCTGGAGGCGTGGCAGACCGATGCCACGGCTGGCCTCGAGTTCGACGAGTCTCGTCGGCGCCTGGAGCAGTACGGCCCCAACACGATCCCGGAGGCGCGCCGGCGTGGCCCATTCGTCCGCGCGATCGCGCAGTTCAACAACCCGCTGATACTGGTGCTCCTGGTCGCCGGCACGGTCACGGGCGTGCTGCAGCACCACCTCGACTCCGCAGTGATCTTCGGTGTGGTCGTGATCAACGCGATCATCGGATACGTCCAGGAGGGCAAGGCCGAGAATGCCCTCGACGCCGTGCGGGCCATGCTCGCCAGCCATGCCACGGTGGTGCGGGAAGGAAGCCGCCACCGAGTCGAGTCCGGGGAGCTCGTCCCCGGCGACATCGTGCTGCTGGAGGCCGGCGACCGTGTGGCCGTGGATCTCCGCCTGCTACGCGAGCACGGCCTCCGCGTGGACGAGTCCGCTCTGACCGGAGAGTCGATGCCCGTGGAGAAGGACATCGGTCCCGCCCCGGTCGACGCGAGCATCGGCGACCGTACCTGCATGGCCTACTCGGGCACGCTCGTCGTCCACGGGCAGGCCCGCGGCGTCGTGATCGCGACCGGTGCCGGAACCGAGGTGGGGCAGATCGGAGCGATGGTCAGCGAGACCACATCGCTGGCGACGCCGTTGACCACGCGGATCGACCAGTTCGCCCGCCAGATCACCGGGTTCATCCTGATCGTCGGAGCACTGGCGTTCGCCTTCGCATGGGGGGTGGGCGGTCACAGCGTCCTCGAGGCCTTCCTCGTCGTCGTCGGACTGGGGGTCGCCGCCATCCCCGAGGGCCTGCCGGCGATCATCACGATTGTGCTGGCGATCGGGACCCGTGCCATGGCGGGCGAGCGCGCCATCGTGCGACGACTCCCCGCCGTGGAGACGCTCGGCTCGGTCACCGTGATCTGCTCGGACAAGACGGGCACGCTCACCCGCAATGAAATGACCGTGGTGCGCGTCCTGCTTCCCGAGAGCGAGCTCACGTGCAGCGGCGTCGGCTATGCGCCCGACGGCGGACTCGCCGATGCGCACGGCGCCGTGGACCCGTCGGAGTGCCCGGTGCTGCTGCGCCTGGCCACCGCCGGGCTGCTGTGCAACGACGCGGTGCTTCACCACGGTGACGACGATTCGTGGAGCGTGGTCGGCGACCCGACCGAGGGCGCGCTCGTGACGTTGGCGATGAAGGCGGGCCTGGAACGGCACGAGGTGGCTGCTGACTTCCCCCGCGTGGACCACGTGCCCTTCGAGTCAGAGAACCGGTTCATGGCCACGCTTCATCACGACCACCGAGGGCACTCCTTCATGGTGCTGAAGGGCGCGCCGGAGCGCGTGCTCGCCATGTGCGGCCTGGCGGGGAACGACGAGTGGCACGATCGCATCGTCCGCGCTGCCGCTGAGGGTGAGCGGGTGCTGGCCTTGGCCACGGCCGAGGTGGGGCCCGAGACCGACTCCCTCGACCTCGAGCACCTGCCGAGATTTGATCTGATCGGGATGGTCGGCCTCCTGGACCCACCCCGTCCCGAGGCGGTCGCGGCGGTCGCCGAATGCCAGGCAGCGGGCATCACCGTCAAGATGATCACCGGAGACCATGGGGCCACCGCTGAAGCGATCGGCCGGGAGCTCGGCCTGCAGTCCGAGGGAGTGCTCACGGGGGACGCCATCGAGGCGATGGACGACGAATCGCTGCGGGCCGCCGTCGACGAGAACGACGTGATCGGACGCGCGAGCCCTGAGCACAAGATGCGGCTGATGGCCGCCCTCCAGGCGCGCGGCCACTACGTCGCGATGACCGGTGACGGCGTCAACGACGCCCCAGCGCTCAAGGCGGCGGACATCGGTGTGGCGATGGGGCACCGCGGCACGGACGCTGCGCGAGAGGCCTCCGATCTGGTCCTGACTGACGACAACTTCGCCACCATCGCGAGCGCGGTCAAGCAGGGACGCGTGGTCTTCGACAACATCAAGAAGTCACTCCTGTTCATCCTGCCCACGAACGGCGGCGAGGCCGGGTTGATCCTGGTGGCGCTGCTCCTCGCGCGGACCATGCCCGTCACCGTCGGGCAGATCCTGTGGGTCAACATGGTCACCGCAGTGACCCTCGCGCTGGCGCTGGCCTTCGAGCCTCCCGAGCCCGGAGTGATGCGGCAGTCGCCGCGCGCCCCCACGGAGCCATTGATCACTCGGCCGCTCGGCATCCGGATCGCGTACGTGAGCTTCGTGATGGCTCTCATCACGTTGGCGGCGTTCGAGTGGGAGCTCTCGCGGGGCGGCTCGATCGAGGTGGCGCGGACCACGGCGGTCAACGTGCTCGTGTTCGCCGAGATCCTGTACCTGTTCAACGTCCGGCATTTCACCGCGTCTGCTCTCAATCGCCGGGCCTTCACGGGCAACCGCGTCGCCCTGGTCGTGACCGGTGTCCTCATCGCACTGCAGGTGGCGTTCACCTACGCGCCGCCTCTGCAGAAGGTCTTCGCCAGCGAGGCGCTCGGGTGGGCCTCCTGGGCTGTGATCATCGGCCTGGCCATCGCCAAGTTCCTCGCCGTCGAAGCGGAGAAGGCGCTCTGGCGACGCCGGGGAGTGAGACGGATGTAG
- a CDS encoding RNA-binding S4 domain-containing protein: MAAPDQVPNVPVGGDGIRLGQFLQLAGLVDSGGEAKEAIRSGTVRVNDEVDDRRGHQLQVGDVVRVGGRAARVSA, translated from the coding sequence ATGGCAGCCCCCGATCAAGTCCCCAACGTTCCCGTCGGAGGCGACGGCATCCGCCTGGGCCAGTTCCTGCAGCTCGCGGGGCTGGTCGACTCTGGCGGAGAGGCCAAGGAGGCGATCCGCTCCGGCACGGTTCGCGTGAACGATGAGGTCGATGACCGCCGCGGACACCAGCTCCAGGTGGGCGACGTCGTCAGGGTGGGTGGCCGCGCGGCCCGCGTCAGCGCGTAG
- a CDS encoding Ig domain-containing protein gives MTSTPRALSSLLTAGLAALALVALAPAAHAASESITDDLTGSPLQIDSDTAWRTFDVTTAGRVENVVVTLDFHKTDGQCSAPATGSAFSNEISIGLTSPGGTGISLVRPWDGVETGTGQYPDYSSSPGRVVIVLDDSAATMVGSTNAGVPESGTFRPAQPLSTFDGDSTLGTWTLRVQDTTGGDPLCYYSATLDLEIAPAPVLADALFDDMLLGEASSASIPLEPLSPAADSFAITEGALPAGVELNQTTGEISGTPTERGDFAFTAIATNEEGDSVPVEYKVRVTESATLSGDATAQARAGVDFTYTPSFDAGFPAATEVTLAAGDLPDGMALDGATGEITGASTGAVGDFAVTLAADNGVGEPATLDLVITVTAGPVVEIDIAAGETTVDEGGSLDFVVTGADEFGNPVVLTEDEAVLSSDVESDVVDGHTVSFPTASPHVITATHLETGVTASVTVEVIAAPVVETADDNGPEEVLADTGMRPEHAAQAAAASALLLLGTGLVTAAARRRV, from the coding sequence GTGACCTCCACTCCCCGCGCACTCTCGTCCCTGCTCACCGCCGGCCTCGCCGCCCTCGCTCTGGTCGCTCTCGCGCCTGCCGCGCACGCGGCGTCGGAGTCGATCACCGACGACCTCACGGGCTCGCCGCTCCAGATCGACTCGGATACCGCGTGGCGCACGTTCGACGTCACCACGGCTGGGCGGGTCGAGAACGTGGTGGTCACCCTCGACTTCCACAAGACCGACGGCCAGTGCTCAGCGCCGGCAACCGGAAGCGCCTTCTCGAACGAGATCTCCATCGGTCTCACGTCTCCGGGCGGGACTGGCATCAGCCTGGTGAGGCCATGGGACGGCGTGGAGACCGGGACCGGCCAGTATCCCGACTACTCGAGCTCGCCGGGTCGCGTCGTGATCGTTCTTGACGACAGCGCTGCCACCATGGTCGGCAGCACCAACGCCGGAGTGCCGGAGTCCGGAACGTTCCGCCCCGCGCAGCCGCTGTCCACCTTCGACGGCGACAGCACGCTGGGCACCTGGACCCTCAGGGTTCAGGACACCACGGGTGGGGATCCGCTGTGCTACTACAGTGCGACCCTCGACCTTGAGATCGCGCCGGCACCTGTCCTCGCCGACGCCTTGTTCGACGACATGCTCCTCGGCGAGGCGAGCTCGGCCTCGATCCCGCTCGAGCCACTCAGCCCGGCCGCTGACTCGTTCGCCATCACCGAAGGCGCGCTGCCCGCTGGCGTGGAGCTGAACCAGACGACCGGAGAGATCTCCGGCACCCCGACCGAGCGTGGCGACTTCGCCTTCACCGCGATCGCGACGAACGAGGAGGGCGACTCGGTGCCCGTGGAGTACAAGGTCCGTGTGACGGAGTCCGCGACGCTCAGCGGCGACGCGACCGCTCAGGCACGTGCCGGTGTGGACTTCACCTACACGCCGTCGTTCGACGCGGGCTTCCCAGCCGCGACCGAGGTGACGCTGGCCGCAGGCGACCTGCCCGACGGCATGGCTCTCGACGGCGCCACCGGCGAGATCACGGGGGCGTCCACCGGCGCTGTCGGAGACTTCGCCGTGACGCTCGCTGCCGACAACGGCGTGGGCGAGCCCGCCACGCTGGATCTCGTCATCACGGTGACGGCAGGACCGGTCGTCGAGATCGACATCGCGGCGGGGGAGACCACCGTCGACGAGGGCGGCTCGCTCGACTTCGTTGTGACGGGGGCCGATGAGTTCGGCAACCCCGTCGTGCTCACCGAGGACGAGGCAGTGCTCAGTTCGGACGTCGAGAGCGACGTGGTGGACGGCCACACCGTGTCCTTCCCCACCGCCTCGCCGCACGTGATCACCGCGACGCACCTCGAGACCGGCGTGACCGCATCGGTCACGGTCGAGGTCATCGCCGCACCGGTCGTGGAGACCGCCGACGACAACGGACCCGAGGAAGTGCTCGCGGACACCGGAATGCGCCCCGAGCACGCCGCTCAGGCCGCGGCCGCATCGGCTCTGCTCCTGCTCGGAACGGGCCTCGTGACTGCTGCGGCACGCCGCCGCGTCTGA